The following coding sequences are from one Gossypium raimondii isolate GPD5lz chromosome 4, ASM2569854v1, whole genome shotgun sequence window:
- the LOC105779878 gene encoding putative lysine-specific demethylase JMJ16 isoform X1, whose translation MRKKKMINSNVKGRQVIGFNVEALQYNNIKFQVSIIRIGMELVRVCLEEKNDDISSVPPGFEPRALFTLKSEAQDTKRHERDNLICCSASARVILVEKGTGLANDESSKITMSMSMRRRPWINYGQYDNSSEDEPNHGKLNQLNKRIGQASKVSDNEVEQVLKQVTARWRPEEACRPDIEDVPVLYPIDEEFEDTLKYIASIRPRAKQYGICRIVPPSSKMNKECDTILVNEESYL comes from the exons ATGAGAAAAAAGAAGATGATAAATAGCAATGTAAAAGGTAGGCAAG TGATTGGGTTTAATGTAGAGGCTCTACAATACAACAACATCAAGTTTCAAGTTTCAA TAATACGGATAGGGATGGAACTTGTGAGAGTTTGTCTTGAAGAAAAGAATGATGATATTTCATCAGTTCCACCAGGTTTCGAGCCTCGTGCATTGTTTACCTTAAAGAGTGAGGCACAGGATACTAAAAGACATGAGCGTGATAATTTGATCTGTTGTTCAGCCTCTGCTAGAGTCATTCTAGTTGAAAAGGGAACTGGGTTAGCCAATGATGAAAGTTCAAAGATTACAATGTCAATGTCTATGAGACGTCGACCTTGGATAAACTATGGTCAATATGATAACAGTTCAGAAGATGAACCCAATCATGGAAAGCTCAATCAA TTGAACAAGAGAATAGGACAAGCAAGCAAAGTTTCCGATAATGAAGTGGAACAAGTGTTGAAACAGGTAACTGCAAGATGGCGTCCAGAAGAGGCATGTCGGCCAGATATTGAGGATGTACCTGTGCTCTACCCAATAGACGAG GAGTTTGAAGATACTTTGAAATATATAGCCAGCATACGACCAAGAGCAAAACAATATGGAATCTGTCGCATTGTTCCTCCATCTTCTAAAATGAACAAAGAATGTGATACGATACTTGTTAATGAAGAATCCTACTTATAG
- the LOC105780590 gene encoding uncharacterized protein LOC105780590 produces MEFEDRYRQAQRPKYDCLLFDLDDTLYPLSSGISKECGKNIKDYMVEKLGIEKDKIVELSNLLYKNYGTTMAGLRAIGYDFDYDEYHSYVHGRLPYDNLKPDPQLRSLLLTLPLRKIIFTNADKVHAAKALIKLGLEDCFQGIICFETLNPTHKNTVSDDEDDIEFLGSDVATTDVPSSPEIFDIIGHFAEPKPGPSATLLPKTPIVCKPQESAIELALKIAKINPQRTLFFDDSVRNIQAGKCVGLHTVLVGTSQRPKGADYALESIHNIKQALPELWETDMKSEVNYSGQVTVETPVTA; encoded by the exons ATGGAATTCGAGGACCGTTATAGACAAGCTCAGAGGCCTAAATATGATTGCCTTCTTTTCG ATCTTGATGATACCCTTTATCCCCTTAGTTCTGGTATTTCAAAAGAATGTGGAAAGAATATTAAAG ACTATATGGTTGAAAAACTGGGGATAGAAAAGGACAAAATCGTTGAACTGTCCAACCTGTTGTATAAGAATTATGGGACAACAATGGCTGGCCTCAGG GCAATTGGTTATGACTTTGACTATGATGAATACCACAGTTACGTTCATGGAAGACTCCCTTATGACAACTTAAAACCAGATCCTCAATTGAGGAGTCTATTGCTGACCTTGCCTCTAAGAAAAATT ATCTTCACAAATGCAGACAAGGTCCATGCAGCTAAAGCTCTGATTAAACTCGGACTAGAAGACTGTTTCCAAGGGATAATCTGCTTTGAGACACTCAATCCTACCCATAAGAATACAGTTTCTGATGATGAAGATGACATTGAGTTTCTGGGATCAGATGTTGCTACAACTGATGTCCCGAGCAGCCCtgaaatttttgacataattggCCATTTTGCTGAGCCAAAGCCAGGTCCAAGTGCAACATTATTGCCCAAGACACCCATTGTCTGCAAGCCACAAGAATCTGCCATAGAGCTTGCTCTCAAGATTGCCAAAATCAACCCTCAGAGAACT TTGTTCTTCGATGATAGTGTCCGCAACATCCAAGCAGGAAAATGCGTCGGTCTTCACACTGTGCTg GTGGGCACATCCCAGAGACCTAAAGGAGCAGATTATGCGTTAGAAAGCATTCACAACATAAAACAGGCATTACCAGAGCTTTGGGAAACAGACATGAAATCTGAAGTCAATTACTCTGGCCAGGTTACAGTGGAGACACCAGTGACAGCTTAG
- the LOC105779878 gene encoding putative lysine-specific demethylase JMJ16 isoform X3 translates to MRKKKMINSNVKGRQVIGFNVEALQYNNIKFQVSIIRIGMELVRVCLEEKNDDISSVPPGFEPRALFTLKSEAQDTKRHERDNLICCSASARVILVEKGTGLANDESSKITMSMSMRRRPWINYGQYDNSSEDEPNHGKLNQVTARWRPEEACRPDIEDVPVLYPIDEEFEDTLKYIASIRPRAKQYGICRIVPPSSKMNKECDTILVNEESYL, encoded by the exons ATGAGAAAAAAGAAGATGATAAATAGCAATGTAAAAGGTAGGCAAG TGATTGGGTTTAATGTAGAGGCTCTACAATACAACAACATCAAGTTTCAAGTTTCAA TAATACGGATAGGGATGGAACTTGTGAGAGTTTGTCTTGAAGAAAAGAATGATGATATTTCATCAGTTCCACCAGGTTTCGAGCCTCGTGCATTGTTTACCTTAAAGAGTGAGGCACAGGATACTAAAAGACATGAGCGTGATAATTTGATCTGTTGTTCAGCCTCTGCTAGAGTCATTCTAGTTGAAAAGGGAACTGGGTTAGCCAATGATGAAAGTTCAAAGATTACAATGTCAATGTCTATGAGACGTCGACCTTGGATAAACTATGGTCAATATGATAACAGTTCAGAAGATGAACCCAATCATGGAAAGCTCAATCAA GTAACTGCAAGATGGCGTCCAGAAGAGGCATGTCGGCCAGATATTGAGGATGTACCTGTGCTCTACCCAATAGACGAG GAGTTTGAAGATACTTTGAAATATATAGCCAGCATACGACCAAGAGCAAAACAATATGGAATCTGTCGCATTGTTCCTCCATCTTCTAAAATGAACAAAGAATGTGATACGATACTTGTTAATGAAGAATCCTACTTATAG
- the LOC105779878 gene encoding putative lysine-specific demethylase JMJ16 isoform X2: MRKKKMINSNVKVIGFNVEALQYNNIKFQVSIIRIGMELVRVCLEEKNDDISSVPPGFEPRALFTLKSEAQDTKRHERDNLICCSASARVILVEKGTGLANDESSKITMSMSMRRRPWINYGQYDNSSEDEPNHGKLNQLNKRIGQASKVSDNEVEQVLKQVTARWRPEEACRPDIEDVPVLYPIDEEFEDTLKYIASIRPRAKQYGICRIVPPSSKMNKECDTILVNEESYL; the protein is encoded by the exons ATGAGAAAAAAGAAGATGATAAATAGCAATGTAAAAG TGATTGGGTTTAATGTAGAGGCTCTACAATACAACAACATCAAGTTTCAAGTTTCAA TAATACGGATAGGGATGGAACTTGTGAGAGTTTGTCTTGAAGAAAAGAATGATGATATTTCATCAGTTCCACCAGGTTTCGAGCCTCGTGCATTGTTTACCTTAAAGAGTGAGGCACAGGATACTAAAAGACATGAGCGTGATAATTTGATCTGTTGTTCAGCCTCTGCTAGAGTCATTCTAGTTGAAAAGGGAACTGGGTTAGCCAATGATGAAAGTTCAAAGATTACAATGTCAATGTCTATGAGACGTCGACCTTGGATAAACTATGGTCAATATGATAACAGTTCAGAAGATGAACCCAATCATGGAAAGCTCAATCAA TTGAACAAGAGAATAGGACAAGCAAGCAAAGTTTCCGATAATGAAGTGGAACAAGTGTTGAAACAGGTAACTGCAAGATGGCGTCCAGAAGAGGCATGTCGGCCAGATATTGAGGATGTACCTGTGCTCTACCCAATAGACGAG GAGTTTGAAGATACTTTGAAATATATAGCCAGCATACGACCAAGAGCAAAACAATATGGAATCTGTCGCATTGTTCCTCCATCTTCTAAAATGAACAAAGAATGTGATACGATACTTGTTAATGAAGAATCCTACTTATAG